Proteins from a single region of Juglans microcarpa x Juglans regia isolate MS1-56 chromosome 5S, Jm3101_v1.0, whole genome shotgun sequence:
- the LOC121266869 gene encoding uncharacterized protein LOC121266869, giving the protein MASRKTFHSKFKSIFSTSNDIKDHNPMASDIEFDEADIWSTSTNHHVAPSMENKRTLPISRQPKKVPRKIDNTGNRTAPRASASTSLPLNIPDWSKILKDEYEEHRNRESDEDFDAADDDDESHGNYRLPPHEYLARTRGASLSVHEGIGRTLKGMDLRRVRNAIWKKVGFED; this is encoded by the coding sequence ATGGCATCAAGGAAAACCTTCCATTCAAAGTTCAAGTCCATCTTTTCAACCTCTAATGATATCAAAGACCACAACCCAATGGCCTCTGATATCGAGTTCGACGAAGCTGATATTTGGAGTACTTCCACTAACCATCATGTCGCACCATCAATGGAGAACAAAAGAACATTGCCCATCTCGCGACAACCAAAGAAAGTGCCTAGGAAGATCGACAACACCGGAAACCGGACCGCCCCGAGGGCATCAGCATCGACATCCTTGCCCCTGAACATACCGGACTGGTCGAAGATTCTTAAAGATGAATATGAAGAGCACCGAAACAGAGAGAGCGACGAAGATTTTGACGCCGCCGACGACGACGACGAAAGCCATGGGAATTACAGGCTTCCTCCTCATGAGTATTTAGCGAGGACTCGAGGCGCTTCTCTGTCGGTTCATGAAGGGATAGGGAGGACTTTGAAAGGGATGGACTTGCGCCGGGTGAGGAATGCAATCTGGAAGAAAGTTGGTTTTGAAGATTAA
- the LOC121268122 gene encoding 60S ribosomal protein L12, whose product MPPKFDPSQVVDVYVRVTGGEVGAASSLAPKIGPLGLSPKKIGEDIAKETAKDWKGLRVTVKLTVQNRQAKVSVVPSAAALVIKALKEPERDRKKTKNIKHNGNISLDDVIEIAKVMRHRSMAKDLSGTVKEILGTCVSVGCTVDGKDPKDLQQEITDGDVEVPLD is encoded by the coding sequence ATGCCTCCGAAATTCGACCCGTCGCAGGTGGTGGACGTGTACGTCCGGGTGACCGGAGGTGAGGTGGGGGCTGCTAGTTCGCTCGCCCCGAAGATCGGGCCGCTAGGTCTCTCACCGAAGAAGATCGGAGAGGACATAGCCAAGGAGACGGCCAAGGACTGGAAGGGCCTCCGCGTGACTGTCAAGCTCACCGTCCAGAACCGGCAGGCTAAGGTCTCGGTAGTTCCATCGGCCGCTGCACTTGTCATCAAGGCCTTGAAGGAGCCCGAGCGTGACCGCAAGAAGACGAAAAACATTAAGCATAACGGCAACATATCCCTCGACGACGTCATCGAGATCGCCAAGGTTATGCGTCACAGATCCATGGCCAAGGACCTCAGTGGCACCGTTAAGGAGATCCTAGGCACCTGCGTCTCCGTAGGCTGTACGGTCGACGGAAAGGACCCCAAAGATCTGCAGCAGGAGATCACCGACGGAGACGTCGAGGTTCCCCTAGATTGA